A section of the bacterium genome encodes:
- a CDS encoding AAA family ATPase yields MIRSYFGLTDNPFALRDIELLHHQQEIRDTLQVHCQQGGLCLVVGRPGTGKSVIKESLKRLPEKEHLVATVARTLHTYTNTVKILCEAFRIEFESSAFKCERRLIEQASHLNHTGKMLVTIIDDAHLMDMDNLRKLRLLLEDFPKNHNLILIGQVELLTNLDLAVNQDLKSRVTYSVITKRLHDDRMCDFIHRELDRIGLAHNTFTESATELIIRSADGVLRKCRNLCLSAMLEAVRASAGRTIDIDLVNRVLLQPHWQKEVDLTDF; encoded by the coding sequence ATGATCCGTTCCTATTTCGGTCTGACCGACAATCCCTTCGCGCTCCGCGACATCGAACTGCTTCATCACCAACAGGAAATCCGCGACACCCTTCAAGTCCACTGCCAGCAAGGCGGACTCTGTCTCGTCGTCGGCAGGCCCGGAACGGGCAAGTCGGTGATCAAGGAATCGCTCAAACGACTCCCCGAAAAAGAGCATCTCGTGGCCACAGTCGCGCGAACACTGCACACCTACACCAACACGGTCAAGATCCTCTGCGAAGCGTTTCGCATCGAGTTCGAGAGTTCCGCCTTCAAGTGCGAACGTCGACTGATCGAACAGGCGTCCCATCTCAATCACACCGGCAAGATGCTGGTGACGATCATCGACGACGCTCACCTGATGGACATGGACAACCTGCGGAAACTCCGCCTGCTGCTGGAGGATTTCCCCAAGAACCACAACCTGATCTTGATCGGCCAGGTGGAGTTGCTCACCAATCTGGATCTGGCCGTGAACCAGGATCTCAAGAGCCGAGTGACCTATTCCGTGATCACGAAGCGGCTGCATGACGACCGCATGTGCGACTTCATCCATCGCGAACTCGACCGCATCGGACTAGCTCACAACACGTTTACCGAATCCGCCACCGAACTGATCATCCGCTCGGCCGACGGCGTTTTACGCAAATGCCGCAACCTGTGCTTGTCCGCCATGCTCGAAGCGGTCCGAGCGTCCGCGGGGAGAACGATCGATATCGATCTGGTCAACCGCGTTCTCCTCCAACCGCATTGGCAAAAGGAAGTCGACCTCACCGACTTCTGA
- a CDS encoding integrase has product TFSFRGDRYETPVDLRGKKIELRYERSRKGTVVVYDKGRRLGRARLLDAVANGLRRRKESS; this is encoded by the coding sequence CACGTTCAGTTTTCGGGGAGACCGCTATGAAACGCCCGTCGACCTGCGCGGCAAGAAGATTGAACTGCGTTACGAACGTTCTCGCAAGGGCACGGTTGTCGTCTACGACAAGGGGCGACGCCTCGGCCGGGCGAGACTTCTGGACGCCGTCGCCAACGGCCTGAGACGCAGAAAAGAATCATCGTAA